One Myripristis murdjan chromosome 18, fMyrMur1.1, whole genome shotgun sequence DNA window includes the following coding sequences:
- the LOC115376284 gene encoding cornifelin homolog A-like, producing the protein MAVHPMQAPVVTIQPTVYRPAADLKTQMWSSSLFSCCDDMGICCFGLWCPCCLACQVTSDFGECLCLPLLDGLTGGMIPAATMALRSTLRERYHIQGSMFDDCCIATYCYSCAWCQMARELKLRRHPLLLNAGHKANVEVMMNPPPHAPTYAAQHVHHTPTATGLYPPMP; encoded by the exons ATGGCAGTCCACCCTATGCAAGCACCCGTTGTGACAATTCAGCCGACTGTGTACAGACCCGCTGCCGACCTGAAGACTCAGATGTGGAGCAGCAGCCTCTTCAGCTGCTGTGACGACATGGGCATCT GTTGCTTTGGTTTGTGGTGCCCGTGCTGCTTGGCCTGTCAGGTCACTTCAGACTTTGGCGAGTGCCTGTGTTTGCCTCTGCTGGACGGTTTGACCGGAGGCATGATTCCTGCTGCGACTATGGCCCTGAGGAGCACTCTGAGGGAGAGATACCACATACAG GGCTCTATGTTTGACGACTGCTGCATCGCCACTTACTGCTACAGTTGTGCCTGGTGCCAGATGGCCCGGGAGCTGAAGCTTCGAAGACACCCGCTCCTCCTCAACGCCGGCCACAAGGCCAACGTGGAGGTCATGATGAACCCGCCGCCACACGCACCCACTTACGCCGCCCAGCATGTGCACCACACGcccaccgccactggactctaccCGCCTATGCCGTAG
- the LOC115376565 gene encoding RNA-binding protein 4B-like translates to MVKIFIGNLSQEAEKDEIESLFTQYGTVTECAKYKNYAFVHMDDRKSATKAIRELHLYKLHGRPINVEPSRGKNQGPVKLHIANVEKGFDDELRALFEEYGTVTECAIVKNFAFVHMSNSDEAMDAIKGLDNTEFHGKRIHVQISKSRPRGGPEEEEYPPPMGRGGYYPPRYPGERPEPPYRGRMSAYPAPPPPPPPPPRRPAYPERDSYGVVDFYEKYRARPYSAAGYDDRRASAIPPPPPPPSALVRERLTAASLDPYERRPPPPPPASYYARDRSPIRRVPPPPAPAAGNGYSYERSRLSPLSRAPMYGAPRPFTERVPPPPPRYAGY, encoded by the exons ATGGTGAAAATATTCATTGGGAACCTCTCTCAGGAGGCTGAAAAGGATGAAATTGAATCTCTCTTCACACAGTATGGCACAGTCACTGAATGTGCCAAGTACAAAAACTACGCCTTTGTCCACATGGATGACCGCAAGTCGGCCACTAAAGCCATCCGGGAGCTTCATCTCTACAAGCTACACGGCAGGCCCATCAATGTGGAGCCCAGTCGAGGGAAGAACCAGGGCCCCGTCAAGCTCCACATAGCCAACGTGGAAAAGGGCTTCGACGATGAGCTCCGTGCGCTGTTTGAGGAGTACGGCACCGTCACAGAATGTGCAATTGTCAAGAATTTTGCCTTTGTACACATGTCCAACTCAGATGAGGCCATGGATGCGATTAAGGGACTGGACAACACAGAGTTCCATG GCAAGCGCATACACGTTCAGATATCAAAAAGCCGACCCAGAGGGGGacctgaggaagaggagtaTCCTCCTCCAATGGGAAGAGGAGGTTATTATCCTCCTCGCTACCCAGGGGAGAGGCCTGAGCCCCCCTACAGAGGCCGCATGTCCGCGTACCCCGCTCCTCCtccgccgccaccaccacccccgAGGCGACCAGCTTACCCAGAGCGGGACAGCTATGGGGTGGTGGATTTCTATGAGAAATACAGAGCCCGCCCTTACAGTGCCGCTGGCTATGATGACAGACGAGCCAGCGCCATCCCACCTCCGCCACCTCCCCCCTCAGCGCTGGTGAGAGAGCGTCTCACAGCAGCGTCCCTTGACCCGTACGAGCGTCGCCCGCCGCCCCCCCCTCCAGCCTCGTACTACGCCCGGGACAGAAGCCCTATCAGACGCGTCCCCCCTCCACCTGCTCCTGCGGCTGGCAATGGCTACTCCTACGAGCGTTCCCGGCTTTCTCCATTGTCCAGGGCTCCGATGTACGGCGCCCCCCGCCCCTTTACAGAGAGAGTgcctccaccaccaccccgcTACGCAGGCTATTAA
- the tifa gene encoding TRAF-interacting protein with FHA domain-containing protein A, whose amino-acid sequence MEVSQTIETEEDMLTCLRIKLFSPQQDARAPYRSLPVGERKRLAADDPLRLGRDAQACTFTLADPRVSRKQLAFHAYRTPRSPDLLFTVQNLSQKGRMSVSGLALAYLERADLPDKALIRFGEYEMLVVREPGEAKASFEVAFEVLPVAPSMETGMGAPNVTAVMDSGSCFCELRSHGPLESDETLMCHY is encoded by the coding sequence ATGGAGGTGTCCCAGACGATCGAGACCGAGGAGGACATGCTGACCTGTCTCCGCATCAAGCTCTTCAGCCCCCAGCAGGACGCCCGGGCCCCGTACCGCTCCCTGCCCGTGGGCGAGAGGAAGAGACTCGCCGCGGACGACCCTCTGAGGCTTGGCCGCGACGCCCAGGCCTGCACCTTCACCCTCGCCGACCCGCGGGTGTCCCGCAAACAGCTGGCCTTCCACGCCTACCGCACCCCCCGCAGCCCGGACTTGCTGTTTACCGTCCAGAACTTGAGCCAGAAGGGTCGGATGTCCGTGAGCGGCTTGGCGCTGGCCTACCTGGAGCGGGCGGATCTCCCGGACAAGGCGCTGATCCGCTTCGGGGAGTATGAGATGCTGGTGGTCCGCGAGCCGGGCGAGGCTAAGGCGAGCTTTGAGGTGGCGTTTGAGGTGCTGCCGGTGGCTCCGTCCATGGAGACCGGCATGGGAGCGCCTAACGTGACCGCTGTTATGGACTCAGGCTCCTGCTTTTGTGAGCTCCGGTCACATGGCCCCTTAGAGAGTGACGAAACTCTCATGTGTCACTACTAA